A part of Magnetospirillum sp. genomic DNA contains:
- the urtB gene encoding urea ABC transporter permease subunit UrtB produces MQRSTASVGVMRESSMKKASMAGLLAMLALFLTLLALPARAQSYDAAIDRFLSDSFPDTEAGIAALQSAGDPRGVAVLEALLDRRLFVVAASRLVLVRDRAGQSSDARTGQAVAEAPAGAVMVRLNNRLRGLGQAALGAMTLLSPDPERRRLAAEAVFRSRDATALPAINKALETESVPRVRAALREARAAIFLADAQAPMAERIAAAAFIGEIGDQDGIGLLRQTLNNAQGPLREAVEAAIKRAEFSQQLRRAGQTFWFGLSLGSVLLLAAIGLAITFGVMGVINMAHGEMVMIGAYVTFVVQDLIRAHAPHLFDWSLPIALPLAFVITGLIGIAIERGIIRFLYGRPLETLLATFGVSLVLQQAVRTAFGPTNREVGAPSYMSGSFDFIGMQITYGRLWILVFTFAVFFLLLAVLKATALGLHMRAVTQNRRMAASMGIRTGFVDAMTFGLGSGIAGLAGVALSQIDNVSPNLGQSYIIDSFMVVVFGGVGNLWGTLVAAFTLGIANKVLEPFVGAVLGKILILILLILFIQKRPRGLFALKGRAVEQ; encoded by the coding sequence ATGCAGCGATCCACAGCCTCGGTCGGCGTGATGCGCGAAAGCAGCATGAAAAAAGCAAGCATGGCGGGGCTCCTCGCCATGCTTGCGCTTTTTCTGACCCTGCTCGCCCTACCCGCCCGCGCGCAAAGCTACGACGCGGCGATCGATCGTTTCCTTTCCGACAGTTTCCCCGATACCGAAGCCGGCATCGCGGCCCTGCAGAGCGCGGGCGACCCGCGCGGCGTTGCCGTCCTCGAAGCGCTACTCGACCGGCGCCTGTTCGTCGTGGCGGCGAGCCGCCTCGTCCTCGTGCGCGACCGTGCCGGCCAGAGCAGCGATGCGCGCACCGGCCAAGCGGTTGCCGAAGCACCTGCTGGTGCCGTCATGGTGCGCCTCAACAACCGGCTGCGCGGGCTTGGCCAAGCGGCCCTTGGTGCGATGACCTTGCTGTCGCCCGATCCCGAGCGGCGGCGGCTTGCAGCCGAAGCCGTGTTCCGCTCGCGCGACGCAACCGCCCTTCCCGCCATCAACAAGGCGCTCGAAACCGAATCCGTGCCGCGCGTGCGTGCAGCCTTGCGCGAAGCGCGCGCCGCCATTTTCCTGGCCGACGCGCAAGCGCCGATGGCCGAGCGCATCGCCGCCGCCGCCTTCATCGGCGAGATCGGCGACCAGGATGGCATTGGCCTTCTGCGCCAGACGCTAAACAACGCGCAAGGCCCGCTGCGCGAGGCCGTCGAAGCCGCAATCAAACGCGCCGAATTTTCGCAGCAGCTGCGTCGGGCGGGCCAGACCTTCTGGTTTGGCCTGTCGCTGGGTTCCGTGCTGCTGCTCGCCGCCATCGGCCTTGCGATCACGTTCGGCGTGATGGGCGTCATCAACATGGCGCATGGCGAGATGGTCATGATCGGCGCCTATGTCACCTTCGTCGTGCAGGATCTCATCCGTGCGCATGCGCCGCATCTGTTCGACTGGTCCTTGCCGATCGCCCTGCCGCTCGCCTTCGTCATCACAGGCCTCATCGGCATCGCGATCGAGCGCGGCATCATCCGCTTCCTCTATGGCCGCCCACTCGAGACGCTGCTGGCGACGTTCGGCGTGAGCCTCGTGCTGCAGCAAGCCGTGCGCACCGCCTTCGGACCCACCAACCGCGAGGTGGGTGCGCCCTCCTACATGTCCGGCTCGTTCGACTTCATCGGCATGCAGATCACCTACGGACGCTTGTGGATCCTCGTCTTCACCTTCGCCGTCTTCTTCCTGCTGCTCGCCGTGCTGAAGGCAACCGCTTTGGGCCTGCATATGCGCGCGGTCACGCAGAACCGGCGCATGGCGGCATCGATGGGCATTCGCACCGGCTTCGTCGACGCGATGACGTTCGGCCTCGGCTCCGGCATTGCGGGGCTTGCGGGCGTGGCTCTGAGCCAGATCGACAATGTGAGCCCCAATCTCGGCCAGAGCTACATCATCGACAGCTTCATGGTCGTGGTGTTCGGCGGGGTCGGCAATCTGTGGGGCACGCTGGTCGCCGCCTTCACGCTCGGCATCGCGAACAAAGTGCTCGAGCCGTTCGTAGGTGCCGTGCTCGGCAAGATCCTGATCCTCATCCTGCTGATCCTGTTCATCCAAAAGCGCCCGCGCGGACTGTTCGCCTTGAAGGGCCGGGCCGTCGAACAATGA
- the urtC gene encoding urea ABC transporter permease subunit UrtC has protein sequence MILARLLEMADYRGRIFLALLAALAVLVPVANLMVPPDSFFHIGTGTVVLLGKYLTYAILALALDLVWGYCGILSLGHGAFFALGGYAMGMYLMRQIGTRGVYGHPVLPDFMVFLNFTELPVTWWGFDNFLYAMLMVVLVPGLLAFVFGWLAFRSRVTGVYLSIITQALTFALLLAFFRNDMGFGGNNGLTDFKDILGFNVQAQSTRVVLFLATLLTLAAAYIFARFMVTSSFGKVLIAIRDAESRVRFLGYRVEHYKLTVFVVSAVLAGIAGALYVPQVGIINPSEFSPTNSIEAVVWVAIGGRGTLVGAALGAFVVNVLKSFFTTGSLAAYWLFVLGGLFVLVTIALPKGILGAIEKLAAKRGKRS, from the coding sequence ATGATTCTCGCGCGCCTTCTCGAAATGGCGGACTATCGCGGCCGCATTTTCCTCGCCCTGCTGGCGGCCCTCGCCGTGCTGGTCCCGGTTGCCAATCTGATGGTGCCGCCGGATTCCTTTTTCCATATCGGCACAGGCACGGTGGTGCTGCTCGGCAAGTACCTCACCTACGCGATCCTGGCGTTGGCCCTCGATCTCGTGTGGGGCTATTGCGGCATCCTGTCGCTCGGGCACGGCGCTTTCTTTGCGCTCGGCGGGTACGCAATGGGCATGTATCTGATGCGTCAGATCGGCACGCGCGGCGTCTACGGCCATCCGGTCCTGCCCGACTTCATGGTTTTCCTCAACTTCACCGAACTGCCGGTCACCTGGTGGGGCTTCGACAATTTCCTCTACGCGATGCTGATGGTGGTGCTGGTGCCGGGCCTGCTCGCCTTCGTGTTCGGCTGGCTTGCGTTCCGCAGCCGCGTGACGGGCGTGTATCTGTCGATCATCACCCAGGCCCTTACCTTCGCGCTGCTGCTGGCGTTCTTCCGCAACGACATGGGCTTCGGCGGCAACAACGGCCTCACCGACTTCAAAGACATTCTGGGCTTCAATGTGCAAGCGCAGAGTACCCGCGTCGTGCTGTTCCTTGCGACACTCCTCACGCTTGCCGCCGCCTACATCTTCGCGCGCTTCATGGTCACGTCGAGCTTCGGCAAGGTGTTGATCGCCATCCGCGATGCCGAAAGCCGCGTGCGGTTCCTGGGCTACCGGGTCGAGCATTACAAGCTCACCGTCTTCGTCGTGTCGGCCGTGCTGGCGGGCATTGCGGGAGCGCTCTACGTGCCGCAGGTCGGCATCATCAACCCGTCGGAATTCTCGCCGACCAACTCGATCGAAGCGGTTGTGTGGGTCGCGATCGGCGGGCGCGGCACGCTTGTGGGGGCGGCGCTGGGCGCCTTCGTCGTCAACGTACTCAAATCCTTCTTCACGACCGGCAGCCTTGCGGCCTATTGGCTGTTCGTGCTGGGCGGACTGTTCGTGCTGGTGACGATCGCGCTGCCCAAGGGCATCCTGGGCGCCATCGAAAAGCTCGCTGCCAAGCGCGGCAAGCGGAGCTGA
- the urtD gene encoding urea ABC transporter ATP-binding protein UrtD: MEKRTNALLYLDGVNVSFDGFKALRSLTLILAAGDMRAIIGPNGAGKTTMMDVITGKTKPDSGDVLFADGTIDLTRHDEAEIAELGIGRKFQKPTVFESHTLVDNILLALAGRRDPFSALFGTRARISPQRIRDVLDKVRLADKAEKLAGELSHGQKQWLEIAMLLAQNPKLLLVDEPVAGMTDAETETTAELLREINRDHTVVVVEHDMHFVRALDCRVTCLHEGSVLAEGTIDAVAANERVVEVYLGR, from the coding sequence ATGGAAAAACGCACCAACGCGCTCCTCTATCTCGACGGCGTCAACGTGTCGTTCGACGGCTTCAAGGCGCTGCGTTCGCTCACATTGATCCTGGCGGCGGGCGACATGCGCGCGATCATCGGGCCCAACGGTGCGGGCAAGACCACGATGATGGACGTCATCACGGGCAAAACGAAACCCGACAGCGGCGATGTGCTGTTTGCCGACGGGACGATCGACCTCACACGCCACGACGAGGCCGAGATTGCCGAACTCGGCATCGGCCGCAAATTCCAGAAACCGACGGTGTTCGAGAGCCACACGCTCGTCGACAACATCCTGCTCGCCCTCGCCGGTCGCCGCGATCCGTTCAGTGCTTTGTTCGGCACGCGCGCGCGCATCTCCCCGCAGCGCATCCGCGACGTGCTCGACAAGGTGCGCCTCGCCGACAAAGCCGAAAAGCTCGCGGGCGAGCTGTCGCACGGCCAGAAGCAATGGCTCGAAATCGCGATGCTGCTGGCGCAAAACCCGAAGCTGCTGCTCGTCGACGAGCCGGTCGCCGGCATGACCGACGCTGAAACCGAAACCACGGCCGAGCTCTTGCGCGAGATCAACCGCGACCACACGGTCGTGGTGGTCGAACACGATATGCATTTCGTGCGCGCCCTCGATTGCCGCGTCACCTGCCTGCACGAAGGCTCGGTTCTGGCCGAGGGCACCATCGACGCGGTCGCCGCCAACGAGCGCGTCGTCGAAGTCTATCTGGGGCGCTAG
- the urtE gene encoding urea ABC transporter ATP-binding subunit UrtE, translating to MLNVEKIDLHYGAAQALRGVSIEAHFGEVSCVLGRNGVGKSSLLRAVVGQQPISGGGITFDGKRIDAMAPAARARAGIAYVPQGREIFAMLTVQENLETGFAPLPRKERSIPSELFDLFPILKTMLSRRGGDLSGGQQQQLAIARALVTRPRLLVLDEPTEGIQPSIIKDIGRTISYLRGRGDMAILLVEQYFDFAKELADRWYVMERGEVSLAGTRETMDETEIRRRMSI from the coding sequence ATGCTGAACGTCGAAAAAATCGATCTGCATTACGGGGCGGCCCAGGCCTTGCGCGGCGTGTCGATCGAAGCGCATTTCGGCGAGGTCTCGTGCGTGCTTGGCCGCAACGGGGTCGGCAAAAGCTCGCTGTTGCGCGCCGTCGTCGGCCAGCAGCCGATCTCGGGCGGAGGCATCACGTTCGACGGCAAGCGCATCGACGCGATGGCGCCCGCCGCGCGCGCGCGCGCGGGCATCGCCTATGTGCCGCAGGGCCGAGAGATTTTCGCGATGCTGACCGTCCAGGAGAATCTCGAAACCGGCTTTGCACCGCTGCCGCGCAAAGAGCGCAGCATTCCGTCCGAGCTATTCGACCTGTTCCCGATCCTCAAAACCATGCTGTCGCGCCGCGGCGGCGATCTCTCGGGCGGCCAGCAGCAGCAATTGGCAATCGCGCGCGCGCTCGTCACGCGCCCGCGCCTGCTGGTGCTCGACGAGCCTACGGAAGGCATCCAGCCTTCGATCATCAAGGATATCGGCCGCACGATCTCGTATTTGCGCGGCCGCGGCGACATGGCGATCCTGCTCGTCGAGCAGTATTTCGACTTCGCCAAAGAACTCGCCGACCGCTGGTACGTGATGGAACGCGGCGAGGTGTCGCTCGCGGGCACGCGCGAAACGATGGACGAAACCGAAATCCGCCGCCGCATGTCGATTTGA
- a CDS encoding HD domain-containing protein produces MNQVLLQQAAPKADALDQPDSFLRELLAIHNQILEALGADLPIRLAIALYDTDSDVLHTYQLAGSDDAGLAHYAARVADVPSLAFAKKGAALRVIDDLAAFAAVNSPHNAAILAMGYRASYACAVEDEEKLIGIVFVNSTEPGYFTPERQRKIAPYVHMVSLLVKLKTSQQRAVLAALVAAQEVGAFHDTDTANHLRRMAYIARLIADGVAAKYGLTDAFVDRLFRFAPMHDIGKVGIADAILLKPGKLTADEFATIKTHSNIGAEIVAKIVACLGLANMPGRSILENVVRLHHERLDGSGYPLGLAGDAIPIEAQIVAVADVFDALTSRRPYKEPWSVESAVEELQRMAPLKLNSDCVAALVAALPKARAIVENFADL; encoded by the coding sequence ATGAATCAAGTTCTCCTTCAGCAGGCAGCACCTAAAGCCGACGCGCTCGACCAGCCGGACTCGTTTTTGCGTGAGTTGCTCGCGATCCACAACCAAATCCTCGAAGCCCTCGGCGCCGACCTGCCGATCCGGCTCGCGATCGCTTTGTACGATACGGATAGCGACGTACTGCACACCTACCAACTCGCCGGGTCCGACGATGCGGGGCTTGCGCACTATGCCGCACGGGTTGCCGACGTGCCGTCGCTTGCTTTTGCCAAGAAGGGCGCGGCGTTGCGCGTTATCGACGACCTGGCGGCCTTCGCCGCGGTCAACTCGCCGCACAACGCTGCCATACTGGCGATGGGTTACCGGGCCAGCTACGCGTGCGCCGTCGAAGACGAGGAAAAGCTGATCGGCATCGTTTTCGTGAATTCGACGGAGCCGGGCTATTTCACGCCCGAGCGGCAGCGCAAAATTGCCCCGTACGTGCACATGGTATCGCTGCTCGTGAAGCTCAAGACGAGCCAGCAGCGCGCCGTGCTTGCGGCCCTCGTGGCAGCGCAGGAGGTCGGCGCCTTCCACGACACCGATACGGCGAACCATCTGCGGCGCATGGCGTATATTGCGCGCCTGATCGCCGACGGCGTTGCGGCAAAGTATGGCCTCACCGACGCCTTCGTCGATCGGCTATTCCGCTTTGCGCCGATGCACGATATCGGCAAGGTCGGCATCGCCGACGCGATATTGCTGAAACCCGGCAAGCTCACCGCCGACGAGTTCGCCACGATCAAGACCCATTCGAATATCGGCGCGGAAATCGTCGCAAAGATCGTCGCCTGTCTGGGGCTCGCCAACATGCCCGGACGCTCGATCCTCGAAAACGTCGTGCGTCTGCACCACGAGCGGCTCGACGGCAGCGGCTATCCGCTGGGGCTTGCGGGCGACGCGATACCGATCGAAGCGCAGATCGTGGCGGTCGCCGACGTGTTCGACGCGCTGACCTCGCGCCGTCCCTACAAGGAGCCGTGGTCGGTCGAGTCGGCGGTCGAGGAGCTACAGCGCATGGCGCCGCTGAAGCTCAATTCCGACTGCGTGGCAGCGCTCGTCGCGGCCTTGCCGAAAGCGCGTGCGATCGTCGAAAATTTCGCGGATCTTTGA
- a CDS encoding ATP-binding protein: protein MNPARQAAAPIHYAVGLPSFLLVCIVAAIWLATAVQITGMRDAAQATAERRITSQANVAALHVAQVVQAIATSLQSIDVVPILGERPSVGARNRIHSQLGRLKSASDAIQAIGIIGADGRVRALDSDPNPRPTDLSDRPYFAAHRDSRDPGLRFDAPIVSRPGLQISIPITRRIETADGAFAGVVAARVDPHYFESFLELTDASLASIATREGVLLARYPQVDLINAPTLPARDGTPQLQPTVLRSPVDDQDYLMRIVAVPGTDLVIRIGVTAQEIADDWQGRAAMPAARAVAATLFLLGLGAFIRRRDEKLRAAREVEAQILAAANAEKTAAEAISRNKSDFLVQMSHEIRTPLNAILGFSEMISGDVLKLGVADRYRGYANDVHFSAQHLLAVINQILDMAKVEAGKWELDETAFSAGELVESTVRLSAARATAAGVAIDTSDVDGSIELKGDARTLRQLLLNLAVNAVKHAGADRLVVFRAMRAADGGVVFAVSDKGLGMAPEDAARVLNPYETVRDDRTPKRESTGLGLPLARLFAELHGGRLSLESALGKGTTVRLSLPRDRVVA, encoded by the coding sequence ATGAACCCCGCGCGGCAGGCTGCCGCGCCGATCCATTACGCGGTCGGACTTCCAAGCTTTCTGCTCGTTTGCATCGTCGCAGCCATCTGGCTCGCGACCGCCGTCCAAATCACAGGGATGCGCGACGCGGCACAAGCGACGGCCGAGCGACGGATCACGTCGCAAGCCAACGTCGCGGCATTGCACGTCGCGCAGGTCGTGCAAGCGATCGCAACCAGCCTTCAAAGCATCGATGTCGTCCCAATTCTCGGCGAACGGCCAAGTGTTGGCGCACGAAACCGCATCCATTCGCAGCTTGGACGCCTAAAGAGCGCGTCCGACGCGATCCAGGCCATCGGTATCATCGGTGCCGACGGACGCGTTCGCGCCCTCGACTCCGACCCCAACCCGCGGCCGACGGACCTTTCCGACCGGCCCTATTTCGCAGCGCACCGCGACAGCCGGGATCCGGGGCTTCGTTTCGACGCGCCGATCGTTTCGCGCCCCGGCTTGCAGATCAGCATTCCGATCACGCGCCGCATCGAAACGGCCGACGGTGCGTTCGCCGGCGTGGTCGCCGCGCGCGTCGATCCGCACTATTTCGAATCCTTCCTGGAACTGACGGACGCGTCGCTCGCCTCGATCGCCACGCGCGAGGGCGTTTTGCTGGCCCGCTATCCGCAAGTCGATCTGATCAACGCGCCGACCTTGCCGGCTCGAGACGGCACCCCACAGCTGCAGCCAACGGTCCTACGCTCGCCCGTCGACGACCAAGACTATCTAATGAGGATTGTTGCGGTTCCGGGGACCGATCTGGTGATCCGCATCGGCGTGACCGCCCAGGAAATTGCAGACGATTGGCAAGGCCGCGCGGCGATGCCTGCCGCACGCGCCGTTGCGGCGACCTTGTTCCTGCTGGGGCTCGGCGCCTTCATTCGCCGACGCGACGAGAAACTGCGGGCCGCGCGCGAAGTCGAGGCCCAAATTCTCGCGGCCGCGAATGCCGAAAAAACGGCGGCCGAGGCAATCAGCCGGAACAAATCCGACTTTCTTGTGCAGATGAGCCACGAAATTCGCACGCCGCTCAATGCGATCCTCGGCTTCTCCGAAATGATTTCAGGCGACGTGCTGAAACTTGGCGTCGCGGACCGCTATCGCGGCTACGCAAACGACGTCCACTTCAGCGCCCAGCATCTGCTGGCCGTCATCAACCAGATCCTCGATATGGCGAAGGTCGAGGCCGGCAAATGGGAGCTCGACGAAACGGCATTTTCGGCCGGCGAGCTCGTCGAATCGACCGTTCGGCTCTCGGCCGCGCGTGCCACAGCAGCAGGCGTCGCGATCGATACGAGCGACGTCGATGGATCCATTGAGCTGAAAGGCGACGCGCGTACGCTGCGCCAGCTGCTGCTGAACCTCGCCGTCAACGCCGTGAAACACGCAGGTGCCGACCGGCTTGTCGTCTTTCGCGCGATGCGCGCCGCCGATGGCGGCGTCGTATTCGCCGTCTCCGACAAGGGCCTTGGCATGGCGCCCGAAGACGCAGCGCGCGTGCTGAACCCGTACGAGACGGTCCGCGACGACCGAACGCCCAAACGCGAAAGCACCGGGCTCGGCTTGCCGCTCGCCCGGCTTTTCGCGGAACTCCATGGCGGCCGCCTTTCGCTCGAAAGCGCGCTCGGCAAAGGCACGACCGTCAGGCTATCTCTGCCCAGAGACCGCGTCGTCGCCTGA
- a CDS encoding methyltransferase domain-containing protein translates to MNGARLFFPAAWSLDSFAVLDAMRPLYQAGARKITRYPLKHLRYWFMRHLLEQKAAQLGRPLSVLEIGVDRGQMLAFMGGPARKSELIGRWDAIDVAPAHEMLERVGYDDVRTMNVDAGADPHLERRYDVMIFLHLLEHLHAPERCLERFQHYLPLGGTMIGGSPTMPRLVADAGYERRLARRARPFGHVSVLSPERIDSFAEQAGLHVAFMSGAFFMRRQGSRLENSSLWLRANLAFGGLFPSLGSEVYFALERKA, encoded by the coding sequence GTGAACGGCGCGCGTCTCTTTTTCCCGGCTGCGTGGTCGCTCGATTCGTTCGCCGTACTCGATGCGATGCGCCCGCTTTACCAAGCCGGCGCAAGGAAAATCACGCGCTATCCGCTCAAGCATCTTCGCTACTGGTTCATGCGCCACCTGCTCGAGCAAAAGGCGGCGCAGTTGGGGCGGCCGCTTTCGGTACTCGAAATCGGCGTCGATCGCGGGCAGATGCTGGCATTTATGGGCGGGCCTGCGCGCAAATCCGAGCTGATCGGGCGGTGGGACGCAATCGACGTCGCGCCTGCACACGAGATGCTGGAACGCGTCGGCTACGACGACGTTCGCACCATGAATGTCGATGCCGGGGCAGATCCGCATCTTGAGCGGCGCTACGACGTCATGATCTTTTTGCATCTGCTGGAACATCTGCATGCGCCCGAACGCTGCTTGGAGCGCTTCCAGCATTATCTGCCGCTCGGCGGCACGATGATCGGCGGCAGCCCGACAATGCCGCGCCTGGTAGCCGACGCTGGCTACGAACGGCGCCTTGCCCGTCGGGCCCGGCCCTTCGGCCACGTCAGCGTCTTGTCGCCCGAGCGCATCGACAGCTTCGCCGAACAAGCCGGTTTGCACGTCGCCTTCATGTCCGGCGCATTTTTCATGCGCCGCCAGGGCAGCAGACTCGAGAATTCGTCATTGTGGCTGCGCGCCAACTTGGCTTTTGGCGGTTTGTTTCCGTCGCTTGGCAGCGAGGTTTATTTCGCGCTTGAGCGTAAGGCGTAG
- a CDS encoding DUF192 domain-containing protein, protein MTLQRRALLVFGLAALATLPAAAPAGAQAPNVRFETSSLTIESDGKVHRFTVEMADNDERRTVGLMFRRQMAADAGMLFDFQRDAPVSMWMRNTLIPLDMLFVDARGIVRKVHARAVPLSEAIIASDEPVRAVLELNGGTAARLGLKPGDRLVHPMFR, encoded by the coding sequence ATGACATTGCAACGCCGCGCACTTCTCGTATTCGGGCTTGCCGCGCTCGCGACTCTGCCGGCCGCCGCACCGGCAGGCGCGCAAGCGCCCAATGTCCGTTTCGAAACCTCGAGCCTCACGATCGAAAGCGACGGCAAGGTCCATCGCTTCACGGTCGAGATGGCCGATAACGACGAGCGCCGCACGGTCGGCCTCATGTTCCGCCGCCAGATGGCGGCCGACGCAGGCATGCTGTTCGATTTCCAGCGCGATGCGCCCGTGTCGATGTGGATGCGCAACACGCTGATCCCGCTCGACATGTTGTTCGTCGATGCGCGCGGCATCGTGCGCAAGGTGCATGCGCGCGCCGTACCCTTGTCCGAGGCCATCATCGCGTCGGACGAGCCAGTGCGCGCCGTGCTCGAACTCAATGGCGGCACGGCCGCGCGGCTCGGCCTCAAGCCGGGCGACCGCCTCGTCCACCCGATGTTCCGCTAG
- a CDS encoding acetoin utilization protein AcuC, whose amino-acid sequence MDARPFFIGSEIYRRSRYGSNHPLAIPRVSTCIDLARLLGWLPDEVYIDSPTATPAELVRFHAPDYIAALQAAEAAQAVSDEDSQRYNIGRGGNPVFGEIFRRPATACGASLAAADMLAQGRARTIYSPAGGTHHGQKAAASGFCYLNDPVLAILRLLDHGVARVAYVDLDAHHCDGVEAALGDDPRVLLASIHEAGRWPQTGAVDAGHAVNIPAPAGLNDAEFALLFDASLLPHIEAFQPQVLVVQGGADALADDPLSNLALSNNALWRAGAALQRLGLPMLMTGGGGYNPWSVARAWVGMWGTLNGFEIPKTLPPAAESLLRSLDWHRRKDQPRPEAWFSTLQDEPAEGPIRAEVSALADAVNRHAEAVSRDRRRML is encoded by the coding sequence ATGGATGCGCGCCCTTTTTTCATCGGCTCGGAGATCTATCGGCGCTCGCGCTACGGCTCGAACCATCCGCTGGCGATCCCGCGCGTGTCGACCTGCATCGATCTCGCACGCCTGCTGGGCTGGCTGCCCGACGAGGTCTATATCGACAGCCCGACCGCCACGCCTGCCGAACTCGTCCGCTTCCACGCGCCCGATTACATCGCAGCCCTCCAGGCCGCCGAGGCCGCCCAAGCCGTGTCGGACGAGGATTCGCAGCGCTACAATATCGGGCGCGGCGGGAATCCGGTGTTCGGCGAAATCTTCCGCAGGCCCGCAACCGCGTGCGGGGCTTCGCTTGCCGCCGCCGACATGCTGGCGCAAGGCCGTGCGCGCACGATCTACTCGCCGGCCGGCGGCACGCATCATGGGCAGAAGGCGGCGGCCAGCGGCTTTTGCTATCTGAACGATCCCGTGCTCGCCATTCTGCGGCTGCTCGACCATGGCGTTGCGCGCGTGGCCTATGTCGATCTCGACGCGCACCATTGCGACGGCGTGGAGGCGGCCTTGGGCGACGACCCACGCGTGCTGCTCGCCTCGATCCACGAGGCTGGGCGCTGGCCGCAGACCGGCGCCGTGGATGCCGGGCATGCCGTCAACATCCCGGCCCCGGCAGGCCTCAACGATGCCGAATTCGCGCTGCTGTTCGACGCTTCCTTGCTGCCGCATATCGAAGCGTTCCAGCCGCAGGTATTGGTGGTGCAGGGCGGGGCCGATGCGCTGGCCGACGATCCGCTGTCCAACCTCGCTCTGTCCAACAACGCGCTGTGGCGCGCCGGGGCGGCGTTGCAACGGCTCGGGCTGCCGATGCTGATGACCGGGGGCGGGGGCTACAATCCGTGGAGCGTCGCACGTGCCTGGGTCGGCATGTGGGGAACGTTGAACGGCTTCGAAATTCCCAAGACATTGCCGCCCGCGGCCGAGAGCCTGCTGCGCAGCCTCGATTGGCACCGGCGCAAGGACCAGCCGCGCCCCGAGGCGTGGTTTTCCACGTTGCAGGACGAACCCGCCGAGGGCCCGATCCGCGCGGAAGTTTCGGCCCTTGCCGATGCGGTCAACCGCCATGCCGAGGCGGTTTCGCGCGACCGCAGGCGCATGCTATAG
- a CDS encoding ABC transporter ATP-binding protein, protein MDKISPAVAGFGLHVRQARVAFGGTVLFDDLSFDLAPGSFTCLLGPSGIGKSTLLRLIAGLAPDDARAEINADDGFPLAGRVAWMAQTDLLCPWLDVAANVALGASLRGTGIDSARVAALLEAVGLADKTHAMPNTLSGGQRQRAALARTLMEDRPLVLMDEPFGALDAITRWRLQDLALQLLAGRTVLLVTHDPREALRMGDTVRVLAGRPAALGAPLHPRGLAPGALHEAEHRLLDELAATAA, encoded by the coding sequence ATGGACAAGATTTCTCCAGCCGTCGCGGGCTTCGGCCTGCATGTGCGCCAAGCGCGCGTCGCGTTCGGCGGGACCGTGCTGTTCGACGATCTGTCGTTCGATCTGGCACCCGGAAGCTTCACGTGTCTGCTGGGCCCGTCGGGGATCGGCAAAAGCACGCTGCTGCGCTTGATCGCCGGCCTCGCCCCTGATGACGCACGCGCGGAGATAAACGCCGACGACGGCTTCCCGCTTGCCGGGCGCGTTGCCTGGATGGCGCAGACCGATCTCCTATGCCCGTGGCTCGATGTCGCGGCCAATGTGGCGTTGGGGGCCAGCCTGCGCGGCACGGGCATCGACAGCGCGCGCGTGGCGGCACTGCTCGAGGCGGTCGGGCTCGCCGATAAGACGCACGCGATGCCGAACACATTGTCCGGCGGGCAGCGCCAGCGTGCAGCCCTTGCGCGCACGTTGATGGAAGACCGGCCGCTCGTGCTGATGGACGAGCCGTTCGGCGCCCTCGATGCCATCACGCGCTGGCGCCTGCAGGATCTTGCCCTGCAGCTACTCGCAGGCCGCACGGTGCTGCTCGTCACGCACGATCCGCGCGAGGCATTGCGCATGGGCGACACGGTGCGGGTACTGGCGGGCCGCCCGGCCGCCTTGGGCGCCCCCTTGCATCCGCGCGGCCTGGCACCGGGCGCATTGCACGAAGCCGAGCACCGCCTGCTCGACGAACTCGCAGCGACGGCGGCCTGA